A single region of the Mycobacterium lentiflavum genome encodes:
- a CDS encoding long-chain-fatty-acid--CoA ligase produces the protein MPPADVSTTLVGMVEQHAARRPDDVAIQFGERQWSWAQWASRIRRTAGALRAAGLRRGQVVAFLDKNHPACLETLLAATSIGAVATIVNWRVIGDELVHVLNDSGAQVLVVGAELAPAVEAIRAKVPGVQRVIVVGGAEDDYESLVAAAPPVEVDPAVADTDAAITIYSSGTTGRPKGVQLTQRALVNHIVNLSPPFPFSEGDANLVAMPLFHVGGIAYAFFGIRAGAPTFLTREPDAATLIGAVKAGATHAFLVPPVIARFLDAGEAAIAAMSGLRYLVYGAAPMPVPLLQRALAAWPEMNFVQVYGQTELCGAIAALDADDHRNSSRPELLMSAGKAAQGNEIRIVDPESGEQLPHGESGEVWVRSDQRMIGYLNRPEATAETITADDWVRTGDIGRLDADGYLFIEDRLKDMIITGGENVYGPEVESVLLEHPGIADAAIIGVPDDQWGESVKAIVVAPDLEPVEVIEFCRQHMAGYKCPRTVDFVDELPRNASGKILKNQLREPYWKDRARKV, from the coding sequence ATGCCACCAGCCGACGTCAGCACGACGCTCGTCGGCATGGTCGAGCAGCATGCGGCGCGCCGACCCGACGACGTGGCGATCCAGTTCGGTGAGCGGCAGTGGTCGTGGGCACAATGGGCGTCGCGTATTCGCCGGACGGCCGGGGCGCTGCGGGCCGCGGGTCTGCGGCGCGGCCAGGTGGTGGCATTCCTGGACAAGAATCACCCCGCTTGTCTGGAAACCCTGCTGGCTGCCACGTCGATCGGCGCGGTGGCCACGATCGTCAACTGGCGGGTGATCGGCGACGAGCTCGTCCACGTGCTCAACGACAGCGGCGCGCAGGTGCTTGTCGTCGGCGCCGAGCTGGCGCCGGCGGTCGAGGCGATCCGCGCGAAGGTACCCGGCGTGCAGCGCGTCATCGTGGTGGGTGGCGCCGAGGACGACTACGAATCCTTGGTCGCCGCAGCACCACCCGTCGAGGTCGATCCGGCGGTCGCCGACACCGATGCCGCGATCACGATCTACAGCTCCGGCACCACCGGTCGCCCGAAAGGCGTTCAGCTGACCCAGCGCGCGCTGGTCAATCACATCGTCAATCTGTCGCCACCTTTTCCGTTCTCCGAAGGCGACGCCAACCTCGTTGCCATGCCGCTGTTCCATGTCGGTGGTATCGCGTATGCGTTCTTCGGTATCCGGGCCGGCGCACCGACGTTCCTGACCCGCGAGCCCGACGCCGCGACGCTGATCGGCGCCGTGAAAGCCGGTGCGACGCATGCATTTCTGGTGCCGCCGGTGATCGCCCGATTCCTGGACGCCGGGGAGGCGGCGATCGCCGCGATGTCGGGCCTGCGCTACCTGGTCTACGGCGCGGCCCCGATGCCGGTGCCGTTGCTGCAGCGCGCGCTCGCGGCCTGGCCCGAGATGAACTTCGTGCAGGTGTATGGGCAGACCGAGCTGTGCGGCGCGATCGCGGCGCTCGACGCCGACGACCACCGCAACTCCAGCCGACCCGAACTGCTGATGTCGGCCGGAAAAGCCGCTCAGGGCAACGAGATTCGCATCGTCGATCCCGAGTCGGGTGAGCAGCTGCCGCACGGCGAGTCCGGCGAGGTCTGGGTGCGCAGCGATCAGCGCATGATCGGCTACCTGAATCGGCCCGAAGCCACCGCCGAAACCATCACCGCCGACGACTGGGTGCGCACCGGTGACATCGGACGCCTCGACGCCGACGGCTACCTGTTCATCGAGGACCGGCTCAAGGACATGATCATCACCGGCGGCGAGAACGTGTACGGGCCCGAGGTGGAAAGCGTGCTCCTCGAACATCCCGGGATCGCCGACGCCGCAATCATCGGGGTGCCCGACGACCAATGGGGCGAGTCCGTCAAGGCGATCGTCGTCGCCCCCGACCTGGAACCCGTCGAGGTGATCGAGTTCTGCCGCCAGCACATGGCCGGTTACAAATGCCCGCGGACGGTCGACTTCGTCGACGAGCTGCCCCGCAACGCCAGCGGCAAGATTCTGAAAAATCAGCTCCGCGAACCATATTGGAAGGATCGCGCCCGCAAGGTATGA
- a CDS encoding LysR family transcriptional regulator produces MELRHLRYFVAVAEELNFGRAAKRLCIAGPSLSQQIKVLERDLRVRLFDRDRRSVTLTATGAALLPSARTLLDQADQLRRSAIGLSLAEPVRIGYAQWLPPDLADRTSAVAKVHIDTWVLPSHAQVARVAEGGVDLAICGVRSADLDRHGLNAHLIGAEQLYAVSVGSDASPVQAPDAVVLLDADSGSWFSWNRYGEQFARETGARTVRISDGGLAAPMFFEHVRRLGRPVLASPKAQTAPLPSDLVHRPIAAAAPYWTWSLVWRRIENRETVRGVIDALTAEAEVPDLDEAWLPFTDPYRSRITLATV; encoded by the coding sequence GTGGAGTTGCGTCATCTTCGTTATTTCGTAGCGGTCGCTGAAGAGCTAAATTTCGGTCGGGCCGCGAAGCGCTTATGCATTGCCGGACCGTCACTTTCGCAGCAAATCAAGGTCCTCGAGCGGGATCTGCGGGTGCGACTGTTCGATCGCGACCGGCGCTCGGTCACCCTCACCGCAACGGGAGCGGCCTTGCTTCCGTCGGCCCGCACGCTGCTGGATCAGGCAGATCAGTTGCGCCGGTCGGCAATCGGGCTGTCGCTGGCCGAACCCGTGCGGATCGGCTACGCGCAGTGGCTTCCCCCGGACCTGGCCGATCGGACTTCCGCGGTCGCGAAGGTGCACATCGACACGTGGGTGCTGCCCTCGCACGCGCAGGTCGCCCGAGTGGCCGAGGGCGGCGTCGATTTGGCGATCTGCGGGGTGCGCTCCGCCGACCTGGACCGGCACGGCCTGAACGCGCATCTCATTGGTGCCGAACAGCTTTACGCCGTCAGCGTCGGCTCGGACGCCTCACCGGTCCAGGCACCCGACGCGGTGGTGCTGCTCGATGCCGACTCCGGCAGCTGGTTTTCCTGGAACCGGTACGGGGAGCAGTTCGCCAGGGAGACCGGCGCTCGCACGGTGCGGATCAGCGACGGGGGGCTCGCTGCCCCAATGTTTTTCGAGCATGTCCGGCGGCTGGGCCGACCGGTGCTCGCCTCGCCCAAGGCGCAAACCGCGCCGCTGCCGTCAGATCTCGTGCACCGCCCGATCGCCGCGGCCGCACCCTATTGGACGTGGTCGCTGGTGTGGCGACGCATCGAGAACCGCGAGACGGTGCGCGGGGTGATCGACGCGCTGACAGCCGAAGCGGAAGTACCCGATCTGGACGAGGCCTGGCTGCCCTTCACCGATCCTTACCGGTCGCGAATCACCCTGGCAACCGTGTGA
- a CDS encoding SDR family NAD(P)-dependent oxidoreductase → MVNVDRARHRTVVVTGAASGIGLATARRLLAEGGTVIGADLESPPDLGPDFHFVTADVTDETAIQAVFAAVPGRLDGVFHAAGVAGGGPVHLLDRAEWDRVIGINLTGTFLVAKAALAKMIEQDRVDGERGSIVTVASIEGLEGTAGGSSYNAAKGGVVLLTKNIALDYGPSGIRANVICPGFIDTPMAQSVFGLPGMEGPLASITDEHALQRLGRPDEVAAVAAFLLSLDGSFVSGQAIAVDGGYTAGRDHGVVKLFGFPQ, encoded by the coding sequence ATGGTCAATGTTGATCGCGCTCGTCATCGCACTGTGGTCGTGACGGGTGCGGCGTCGGGCATCGGCCTGGCTACCGCACGGCGCCTGCTAGCCGAAGGCGGCACCGTGATCGGAGCCGACCTGGAATCCCCGCCCGACTTGGGACCCGACTTCCACTTCGTCACGGCCGACGTGACCGACGAAACAGCCATCCAGGCCGTGTTCGCCGCGGTGCCCGGACGCCTCGACGGCGTCTTCCACGCGGCGGGTGTTGCCGGCGGCGGCCCGGTCCACCTGCTCGACCGCGCGGAGTGGGATCGGGTCATCGGTATCAACCTCACCGGCACCTTCCTGGTCGCCAAGGCGGCCCTGGCCAAGATGATCGAGCAGGACCGGGTCGACGGCGAACGCGGCTCGATCGTGACCGTCGCCAGCATCGAGGGACTGGAGGGCACCGCGGGCGGCAGCTCCTACAACGCGGCCAAGGGTGGGGTGGTGCTGCTCACCAAGAACATTGCGCTCGATTACGGCCCTAGCGGCATCCGGGCAAACGTGATCTGCCCCGGCTTCATCGATACACCGATGGCCCAAAGCGTTTTCGGGCTGCCGGGGATGGAGGGCCCGCTGGCCTCGATCACCGACGAGCACGCGCTGCAACGGCTCGGCCGGCCCGACGAGGTCGCGGCCGTGGCAGCGTTCCTGCTATCGCTCGACGGGTCATTCGTCAGCGGACAGGCCATCGCCGTCGACGGCGGCTACACCGCGGGTCGCGATCACGGTGTCGTCAAACTCTTCGGCTTTCCCCAGTAG